CCGCCGGCGGCTTTGACGCGGTCATCCATTTTGCGGGCTTCAAGGCCGTGGGCGAGAGCGTGGCAAAGCCCATAGAGTATTATGAGAACAATCTGGGCAGCACCCTGAATCTGGTAAAGGCCATGAAGAAGTTCGGAGTGAGGACCCTGGTGTTCAGCTCGTCGGCCACTGTGTACGGCGAGCCGGCCTCCGTGCCTATCAGGGAGGACTTCCCCCTGTCCGCCACCAATCCCTACGGCCGCACCAAGCTGATGATAGAGTATATCCTGAAGGACCTCTACGTGTCCGACGACAGCTTTTCCATCGGGCTCCTGAGATATTTCAATCCCGTGGGCGCCCATCCCAGCGGCCGCATCGGCGAGGATCCCCGGGGCATCCCCAACAACCTGATGCCCTTCATCTCCCAGACCGCCGCCGGGCGGCGGGACCATCTGAACATCTTCGGCAACGACTACGACAC
This genomic window from Abditibacteriota bacterium contains:
- the galE gene encoding UDP-glucose 4-epimerase GalE, producing the protein MKILVTGGAGYIGSHTSVLLLEAGHEIAIIDDLSNSDAVAVDRIRQITGKDFDFFRSDLLDYDALTDIVAAGGFDAVIHFAGFKAVGESVAKPIEYYENNLGSTLNLVKAMKKFGVRTLVFSSSATVYGEPASVPIREDFPLSATNPYGRTKLMIEYILKDLYVSDDSFSIGLLRYFNPVGAHPSGRIGEDPRGIPNNLMPFISQTAAGRRDHLNIFGNDYDT